In a genomic window of Mageeibacillus indolicus UPII9-5:
- the iolD gene encoding 3D-(3,5/4)-trihydroxycyclohexane-1,2-dione acylhydrolase (decyclizing), with protein sequence MKTFPITVGQALVKFLNQQYVEFDGQEQPFVEGIFTIFGHGIVLGLGEALDADPGHLKVYQGRNEQGMAHAAIGYAKQKNRRSIIACSSSIGPGATNMVTAALTATVNNIPLLLLPADVFATRQPDPVLQQLEQGHDLSLTANDCFRPVCRYWDRVSRPEQLMTAMINAMRVLTNPATAGAVCVALPQDVQGEIYDFPEYFFRKRVHHIARTKPETYELNNVKEALLRSKKPLIIAGGGVRYSEAGEALMKFCREFNIPVAQTQAGHSCLPDSFELACGGIGVTGGLAANILAKDADFILGIGTRFSDFTTGSKWIIFRNPIMRIATINVSDYHAEKLDAIRCVADAKEAITELHLELRAAGYKSSYTDEISKANAAWSAEMNRVNTMEYGTPSFSPLISCGNPEKQIADFIRVTGGGLSQCNALHILRQESAPDAIVVAAAGSLPGDLERLWLTDTKDSYSMEYGTSCMGHEINGALGVALAEPEREVYAMTGDGSFFMLNSEISTMRQERRKVIIMVFDNAAFGCINNLQTGNGVNSLATEMRYRNSETGLLDGDYVYTDFAKIGEGYGLNSYSARTPDELRAAVRAARKADGPCLIDVKVLPKTMTDGYEGWWHCGLAQTSTNEKVNEARLKMDRHLAEARKY encoded by the coding sequence ATGAAAACGTTTCCGATAACTGTCGGCCAAGCGCTGGTAAAGTTTCTTAACCAACAATACGTCGAATTTGACGGACAAGAGCAGCCTTTTGTAGAAGGAATTTTCACGATATTCGGCCATGGAATTGTGCTCGGACTAGGCGAAGCTCTTGATGCTGATCCTGGACATTTGAAAGTTTATCAGGGGCGAAATGAACAAGGTATGGCGCATGCAGCTATCGGCTATGCCAAGCAGAAAAACCGACGTTCAATAATTGCCTGCAGCTCTTCGATTGGCCCTGGAGCTACGAATATGGTGACTGCTGCACTGACGGCAACTGTAAATAATATTCCGTTACTTTTGCTGCCGGCTGATGTATTCGCAACCAGACAACCTGACCCGGTTTTGCAACAGTTGGAACAAGGCCACGATTTAAGTTTGACAGCCAATGACTGTTTCCGCCCGGTTTGTCGTTATTGGGATCGGGTCAGCCGTCCAGAACAACTTATGACTGCGATGATCAACGCTATGCGTGTTTTGACCAATCCTGCTACCGCCGGCGCGGTATGCGTTGCTCTGCCCCAGGATGTTCAAGGCGAAATTTATGATTTCCCAGAATATTTCTTCCGCAAAAGAGTGCATCATATAGCCAGAACTAAACCTGAAACCTATGAGCTTAATAATGTCAAGGAGGCATTGCTGCGCTCCAAGAAACCTTTAATCATTGCCGGCGGTGGCGTTCGCTACTCGGAGGCGGGAGAAGCGCTTATGAAGTTCTGTCGCGAGTTTAATATCCCGGTGGCACAAACACAAGCCGGACATTCTTGCTTGCCTGACTCGTTTGAATTGGCTTGCGGCGGTATAGGTGTAACGGGTGGATTGGCTGCGAATATTTTGGCGAAAGACGCAGATTTTATATTGGGAATAGGAACTAGATTCAGCGACTTTACAACAGGTTCAAAGTGGATTATATTCCGCAATCCAATTATGAGAATTGCAACCATCAATGTTTCAGATTATCATGCAGAAAAATTAGATGCCATAAGGTGTGTGGCTGATGCCAAAGAGGCAATTACTGAATTGCATCTAGAATTGCGCGCGGCAGGCTATAAGAGTTCGTACACGGATGAAATAAGCAAAGCCAATGCAGCATGGTCGGCTGAAATGAATCGGGTAAATACGATGGAATACGGTACACCTTCGTTCTCCCCGCTGATATCTTGTGGCAATCCGGAGAAACAGATTGCAGATTTTATTAGAGTTACCGGTGGTGGGCTGTCACAGTGCAATGCTTTGCATATTTTACGCCAAGAATCGGCTCCAGATGCAATTGTTGTTGCGGCAGCCGGATCTTTGCCGGGTGATTTAGAGCGATTATGGCTTACTGACACTAAAGACTCATATAGCATGGAATACGGCACCTCGTGTATGGGCCATGAAATTAACGGCGCACTCGGGGTCGCTCTGGCTGAACCTGAGAGGGAAGTATATGCGATGACTGGCGATGGATCATTCTTCATGCTGAACTCTGAAATAAGCACAATGCGACAGGAACGGCGCAAAGTGATAATTATGGTTTTTGATAACGCTGCTTTCGGTTGCATCAATAATTTGCAAACGGGAAATGGCGTTAATTCCCTGGCGACGGAGATGCGATATCGTAACTCCGAGACAGGGCTGTTAGATGGAGATTATGTATACACTGATTTCGCGAAAATAGGCGAAGGATATGGATTAAATAGTTATTCGGCCAGAACTCCGGATGAATTACGAGCTGCTGTTCGTGCTGCGCGAAAAGCGGACGGCCCATGCTTGATTGATGTTAAAGTTTTGCCCAAAACGATGACTGACGGCTATGAAGGCTGGTGGCACTGTGGATTGGCACAAACATCGACAAATGAAAAAGTGAATGAAGCGCGCTTGAAGATGGATAGACATTTGGCGGAGGCAAGGAAATATTAA
- a CDS encoding Gfo/Idh/MocA family oxidoreductase, which translates to MRKKVKIGSIGLGRLGYEHACNIASLIPEAELTALCDIDAEHLNKVADELGVSKRYTDYESLCKDPDLDAIAIVSPSALHVEQIECAMANGKHVFCEKPLGTDVPQCLAAEKVVAKYPELKFMLGFMRRFDDSYMDVKARIDRGEIGKVILMRSYTQDPVSTIESTLKFAPHSGGQFLDMCVHDLDLLRWFTGSPIKNLWAIGGVFAYDLYRKLNDGDNVAAMLQCENEAMGFIFAGRAAAHGCNVETEVIGTKGTLRIASVPAKNLVEIMSEHGVSRVCYEDFMARWHQAYINEIREFCRCIIENRQPDVTVQDGTAASEAAYRCKESFEKGRMLPLRD; encoded by the coding sequence ATGCGCAAAAAAGTAAAAATAGGATCGATCGGCCTGGGGCGTCTCGGATATGAACACGCGTGCAATATAGCCAGCTTGATACCTGAAGCAGAATTAACGGCACTTTGTGACATTGATGCTGAACATCTGAATAAAGTTGCCGATGAGCTTGGCGTTAGCAAACGTTATACCGACTATGAGTCGCTTTGCAAGGATCCCGATCTGGATGCGATTGCGATTGTTTCCCCTTCTGCATTACATGTGGAACAGATTGAATGTGCAATGGCCAATGGCAAGCACGTATTTTGCGAGAAACCGCTAGGGACGGATGTGCCGCAGTGCCTGGCCGCTGAAAAAGTTGTCGCAAAATATCCAGAGTTAAAGTTCATGCTCGGCTTTATGCGCCGCTTTGATGATTCATACATGGACGTTAAAGCCAGAATAGATCGCGGCGAGATTGGCAAAGTGATATTGATGCGCTCATACACACAAGATCCGGTATCGACAATTGAAAGCACGTTGAAATTTGCTCCGCACAGCGGCGGTCAATTCCTTGATATGTGTGTACATGACCTTGATTTGCTTCGATGGTTTACCGGTTCACCAATAAAAAATTTATGGGCAATAGGTGGCGTTTTCGCGTACGATTTATATAGAAAACTGAATGATGGCGATAATGTAGCGGCTATGTTACAGTGCGAAAATGAAGCAATGGGCTTTATCTTCGCCGGCCGGGCAGCGGCGCATGGTTGCAACGTTGAAACCGAAGTAATTGGTACAAAAGGCACGTTACGGATAGCTTCCGTTCCGGCAAAAAATCTAGTGGAAATTATGAGCGAACATGGTGTTAGCAGAGTTTGCTATGAGGACTTCATGGCTCGTTGGCATCAAGCATACATTAATGAAATTCGTGAATTTTGCCGCTGCATCATTGAAAATCGTCAACCCGACGTGACCGTTCAGGACGGTACGGCGGCTTCGGAAGCAGCTTATCGCTGCAAAGAGTCATTTGAGAAGGGAAGAATGCTACCACTGCGTGATTAA
- the iolG gene encoding inositol 2-dehydrogenase, whose protein sequence is MKKDILMGVIGTGRIGKLHVENINRLVPGGRVIAVADVMIEQSRAWAEEEGIKYIYNDYNELLANPEVEAVVIATPTNTHAEVAIAAAKAGKQIFLEKPVDLSLDRIHEVMEAVKAAGVICQIGFNRRFDHNFRRVREMVENGKVGDPYVIRVTSRDPAPPPISYIKVSGGLFVDMMIHDFDMVRYLSGSDAVKITAKGANLLDPAIGEAGDIDTAVVTLEMANGAIAVIDNSRQAVYGYDQRVEVFGSKGQAIAYNDKPSTVELYTEETVSTDKIRYFFLDRYTGAFIDQFVAFIDAVNGQSEVVVDVLDGLRAVEMALAATESLHTGKTVELKL, encoded by the coding sequence ATGAAAAAAGACATTTTGATGGGTGTCATAGGAACCGGCCGAATTGGTAAACTGCATGTTGAAAACATAAACCGGCTTGTTCCGGGCGGCAGAGTTATTGCCGTTGCGGATGTGATGATCGAACAGTCACGTGCCTGGGCCGAAGAAGAGGGGATAAAATATATTTATAACGATTACAACGAGCTTTTGGCAAATCCGGAAGTTGAAGCCGTTGTTATTGCAACCCCTACCAATACTCATGCTGAAGTTGCCATTGCGGCGGCCAAAGCAGGAAAACAAATTTTCTTGGAAAAACCGGTTGATCTGAGTCTGGACCGTATCCATGAGGTTATGGAAGCGGTTAAGGCGGCGGGTGTAATTTGCCAAATCGGGTTCAACCGCCGTTTTGACCACAATTTCCGTCGGGTGCGGGAGATGGTTGAGAACGGTAAAGTTGGAGATCCATATGTGATTCGAGTTACTTCCAGAGATCCAGCACCGCCGCCGATTTCCTACATTAAGGTATCGGGAGGCCTGTTTGTTGACATGATGATCCATGATTTCGACATGGTTCGTTATCTCAGTGGTAGCGATGCAGTAAAAATTACCGCCAAAGGTGCTAACTTGCTTGATCCTGCCATCGGAGAAGCCGGAGATATCGATACTGCAGTTGTAACTTTGGAAATGGCCAATGGGGCTATTGCGGTTATCGACAACAGTCGTCAAGCTGTTTACGGCTATGATCAGAGAGTGGAAGTGTTTGGTTCAAAAGGCCAAGCGATTGCCTACAACGATAAGCCTTCTACGGTAGAACTTTATACGGAAGAAACGGTAAGCACGGATAAGATTCGTTACTTCTTCCTTGATCGTTATACCGGAGCGTTCATTGACCAATTTGTTGCATTCATAGACGCAGTAAATGGCCAAAGTGAAGTAGTTGTAGATGTTTTGGACGGTTTGCGTGCAGTTGAGATGGCCCTAGCGGCAACTGAATCACTTCATACTGGCAAAACGGTTGAACTTAAGCTTTGA
- the iolE gene encoding myo-inosose-2 dehydratase, which translates to MNFNPEYVQLGIAPIGWTNDDMPDLGSENTFQQTVSEMALAGFTGCEVGSKYPKDPKVLKPALDLRGIRIANQWFSSLLTSEPYEVTIENFKKQLDFLQAMGAKIIGASEQGNSIQGKPIPILDDRKPIYTEEQWKLIAKGMNEMGKIAYDRGMTLTYHHHMGTGVQSMAETDRFLEMTDPELVFLLFDTGHFAFAGENPVEAVEKYVHRIRHVHLKDMRPDVVAQVKAEHMSFLDAVRAGAFTVPGDGCIDFPSIFKVLKENDYKGWMIVEAEQDPAKANPLEYAIKARAYIRENTGL; encoded by the coding sequence ATGAATTTTAATCCTGAATATGTACAACTTGGTATAGCACCTATCGGCTGGACGAATGACGATATGCCGGATTTGGGGTCGGAAAATACTTTCCAACAGACTGTCAGCGAAATGGCTTTAGCTGGTTTCACCGGCTGTGAAGTCGGTTCAAAGTACCCGAAAGATCCGAAAGTTCTTAAACCTGCCTTAGACTTGCGGGGAATCAGGATAGCTAATCAGTGGTTCTCGTCATTGCTGACGTCTGAGCCTTATGAAGTTACGATTGAAAATTTTAAAAAGCAACTCGATTTTTTGCAAGCAATGGGGGCAAAAATAATTGGTGCTTCTGAGCAAGGCAATTCTATCCAAGGAAAGCCGATACCGATTTTGGATGATCGCAAGCCGATATACACAGAGGAACAGTGGAAATTGATTGCCAAAGGAATGAATGAAATGGGCAAGATTGCCTATGACCGCGGCATGACGCTGACCTACCACCATCACATGGGAACTGGTGTGCAAAGTATGGCAGAGACAGATCGATTCTTGGAAATGACTGATCCGGAGCTGGTGTTCCTGCTTTTTGATACAGGACATTTTGCCTTTGCTGGAGAAAACCCTGTGGAAGCGGTTGAAAAATATGTACATAGGATTCGACACGTCCATTTGAAAGATATGCGCCCGGATGTTGTTGCTCAGGTTAAAGCAGAACACATGAGTTTTTTGGATGCGGTAAGAGCCGGAGCATTTACCGTTCCAGGTGACGGTTGCATTGATTTCCCGTCAATTTTCAAGGTGCTTAAAGAGAATGATTACAAGGGTTGGATGATTGTTGAGGCCGAGCAAGACCCAGCCAAAGCGAATCCATTAGAGTATGCGATTAAAGCGCGCGCATACATAAGAGAAAATACTGGTTTGTGA
- a CDS encoding LacI family DNA-binding transcriptional regulator, with translation MITIKDIAKIVGVSYSTVSRALNDLPGTNPETKRKVLAVANELGYQPNAIARSLVTNKSSTLAMVVPDLTNPYFTTILQAAEREAEESGYQFLICETMWRRDKEKKELKVLYEKRVDGIIIYPANSLSEEPIDNFQIPAVIIGHSTHPANNCSGFVEANNRSGARLVVEHMLDCGYQRLAFAGGPVDSGSSKVRLQGFIATLQMYGHEADPDLISAGDYTLEAGYRHGKKLFALPESKRPDGVVCANDLIALGMLQAASESGIKVPEQLGIIGFDDVEYAALPQIRLSTIRIPCDEMGRMAFKLLLNNLMPADEKSGLSLPPGSRITLEPKLIARDTTNWRRKADFYSIRRPSEEVMVADSGGESEYSVKSNKKTDKRK, from the coding sequence ATGATAACAATCAAAGATATAGCTAAGATAGTTGGCGTGTCATATTCGACAGTATCGCGTGCCTTGAATGATTTACCGGGGACTAATCCCGAGACAAAGCGGAAAGTCTTAGCTGTGGCGAATGAACTTGGCTATCAACCGAACGCGATAGCCAGAAGTTTAGTTACCAACAAGTCGTCAACATTGGCTATGGTGGTGCCGGATCTTACCAATCCATATTTCACCACTATTTTGCAGGCCGCGGAACGTGAAGCTGAAGAAAGCGGCTATCAGTTCCTGATTTGTGAAACCATGTGGCGACGTGACAAGGAAAAGAAAGAACTGAAGGTTTTATATGAAAAGAGAGTGGACGGAATTATCATCTACCCGGCTAACTCTTTGTCGGAAGAACCGATTGATAACTTTCAGATACCGGCAGTTATAATTGGCCACTCGACTCATCCAGCCAATAATTGCAGCGGATTTGTTGAAGCGAACAATCGGAGCGGAGCAAGGTTGGTAGTTGAACACATGCTGGATTGCGGGTATCAACGATTGGCTTTTGCCGGTGGTCCGGTTGATTCAGGTTCTAGCAAAGTACGCCTTCAAGGATTTATTGCCACCTTGCAAATGTATGGACATGAGGCCGATCCCGATCTGATATCCGCCGGAGATTACACATTGGAAGCTGGCTATCGGCATGGCAAGAAGCTTTTTGCTCTGCCAGAAAGTAAACGACCGGACGGTGTTGTTTGTGCCAATGATCTGATTGCGTTAGGTATGTTGCAGGCGGCTTCAGAGAGTGGGATTAAAGTGCCTGAGCAACTTGGAATAATTGGTTTTGATGATGTAGAGTATGCAGCTTTACCACAGATAAGGCTTTCCACAATAAGAATACCGTGCGATGAAATGGGAAGGATGGCATTTAAGCTATTGTTGAACAACTTGATGCCAGCGGATGAAAAAAGTGGGTTGAGTTTACCGCCGGGAAGCAGAATTACTTTGGAACCGAAATTGATTGCCCGAGACACAACCAATTGGCGGCGTAAAGCTGATTTTTACAGTATAAGACGTCCCTCTGAAGAAGTTATGGTGGCTGACAGCGGTGGTGAGTCTGAGTATTCAGTCAAATCAAATAAAAAAACGGATAAACGTAAGTAA
- the larA gene encoding nickel-dependent lactate racemase — translation MQIEIAIDARKQYVEVPESNLLGILTQNEVEVERRDEVAVEYAIEHPIGTGYLHDIVRPGEKIAIITSDLTRPIPSYQVLPAVLNELYRAGCRDEDITIVFALGSHRKQTEAEKERLVGTEIYRKISCVDGDIEDVVHMGTTKEGTPVDVVRVVAEADRRICLGNIEYHYFAGYSGGAKAIMPGVSTRAAIQANHSKMVQEKAAAGNLIENPVRDDLEDAINYCPIDFIVNVVLDEHKKIIFAVAGHFIEAHRAGCRFLDGLYLKPIPARADIVICSQGGKPKDLNLYQTQKALDNAKHAVKDGGIIILVGSCKEGMGEGVFAQWMTEAEKPEDLIERIAKEFKLGGHKAAAIALVMQRAKIFLVSDLPDDFVRNIFMEPFSEVQEAYDAAIAEQGNNATTLVMPFGGSTLPRCMTE, via the coding sequence ATGCAGATAGAAATAGCTATAGATGCCAGAAAACAGTACGTAGAAGTTCCTGAATCGAATCTTCTCGGTATTTTGACTCAGAACGAGGTAGAGGTTGAGCGGAGGGATGAAGTAGCGGTTGAATACGCAATTGAGCATCCGATCGGAACCGGCTATTTGCATGATATAGTCAGGCCTGGAGAGAAAATAGCGATTATAACTTCCGATCTTACAAGGCCGATTCCTTCTTACCAAGTTTTGCCGGCAGTCCTGAACGAGCTATATCGAGCTGGCTGCCGTGATGAAGATATAACGATTGTTTTTGCCTTGGGTTCGCATCGTAAGCAAACTGAGGCAGAAAAAGAGAGACTGGTAGGGACGGAAATATACAGAAAAATAAGCTGTGTGGATGGGGATATTGAAGATGTCGTTCATATGGGAACAACTAAAGAAGGAACGCCTGTTGATGTTGTTCGAGTTGTAGCAGAAGCTGATCGGCGAATTTGTCTGGGGAATATAGAATATCATTATTTTGCCGGTTATAGTGGCGGTGCCAAAGCAATAATGCCCGGAGTATCAACTAGAGCGGCCATTCAGGCCAATCACAGTAAAATGGTGCAAGAAAAAGCCGCAGCAGGAAATCTGATAGAAAATCCTGTTCGCGATGATTTGGAGGATGCGATTAATTACTGCCCGATTGATTTTATTGTCAATGTGGTATTAGACGAACATAAAAAGATAATATTTGCGGTGGCCGGACACTTTATTGAGGCACATCGCGCCGGATGTCGTTTCCTAGACGGCCTTTATTTGAAGCCGATACCGGCTCGGGCGGATATAGTTATTTGTTCGCAGGGCGGAAAACCGAAAGATCTTAACTTGTATCAGACGCAGAAAGCGTTGGACAATGCTAAGCACGCAGTGAAAGATGGCGGAATAATAATTTTGGTAGGCTCGTGCAAGGAAGGTATGGGTGAAGGCGTTTTCGCCCAATGGATGACAGAAGCTGAAAAACCGGAGGATCTCATCGAACGTATTGCGAAGGAATTTAAACTGGGTGGACACAAGGCCGCGGCCATAGCTCTGGTAATGCAGCGAGCAAAAATATTTTTGGTATCGGATTTGCCGGATGACTTTGTGCGCAACATTTTTATGGAGCCATTTTCAGAGGTGCAGGAGGCCTATGATGCGGCCATAGCTGAGCAGGGAAACAATGCGACAACTCTTGTCATGCCGTTCGGCGGATCAACTTTACCACGTTGCATGACGGAGTAA
- a CDS encoding type II glyceraldehyde-3-phosphate dehydrogenase, which yields MAKVKVGVAGYGVIGQRLADGVKLQEDMELVGIADLAPTLSIRALKERGMPYDLYLVDGADKSKFEELHIPVSGTFEELCQKVDIMLDSSPGGVGLKNKAIYERMGIKAVFQGGEKNEVADVFFHGYANFEKGLGRRFLKLTSCNTTGIIRAVDCLDRKFGIEKVAITIVRRVADPGDYHRGLTNALQVDKAPSHQAVDLMTIMPHVNATGILVHTPVTHGHFITVVATGKQKITKEMALEAFKAHDRIRVVRIEDGFRGNASFFKYGRELCRPRGDLYEIGLWEDCIVESGNDIMFGIHIPQESITIPETMDAVRAAMRMQTTRETGTAETNKYLGLGLWK from the coding sequence ATGGCAAAAGTTAAAGTCGGTGTAGCAGGCTACGGGGTCATCGGTCAACGACTGGCTGACGGCGTAAAATTGCAGGAAGACATGGAGCTGGTAGGTATAGCCGATCTGGCACCGACACTGTCAATTAGAGCGTTAAAAGAGCGCGGAATGCCGTATGATTTATATTTAGTAGACGGCGCAGATAAGAGCAAGTTTGAAGAGTTACACATTCCGGTATCAGGAACGTTTGAAGAGCTTTGCCAAAAGGTAGATATTATGCTTGACTCTTCTCCTGGTGGGGTTGGACTGAAGAATAAGGCTATTTATGAGCGCATGGGTATCAAAGCTGTATTCCAAGGCGGAGAGAAGAACGAAGTTGCTGATGTGTTTTTCCACGGCTATGCCAACTTTGAAAAAGGTTTAGGCCGAAGATTTTTGAAATTGACTTCGTGTAATACTACCGGAATCATCCGAGCGGTAGATTGTTTGGACCGTAAATTCGGAATCGAGAAAGTCGCGATAACGATTGTTCGCCGTGTAGCGGATCCGGGTGACTATCACCGTGGCTTGACCAATGCCTTGCAGGTAGATAAGGCACCATCGCATCAGGCAGTCGATCTTATGACGATCATGCCGCATGTCAATGCTACCGGAATCTTGGTACATACTCCGGTAACGCACGGACATTTTATTACTGTTGTCGCTACCGGCAAGCAGAAAATAACCAAAGAAATGGCTTTGGAGGCGTTTAAAGCGCATGATCGTATTCGTGTTGTGCGTATTGAGGACGGGTTCCGCGGCAATGCATCATTCTTCAAATATGGGCGTGAACTGTGTCGGCCGCGCGGCGATCTATATGAAATAGGCTTATGGGAAGACTGCATTGTGGAGAGTGGCAACGATATTATGTTCGGTATTCATATACCGCAAGAATCAATAACCATTCCTGAAACTATGGACGCTGTCAGAGCTGCTATGCGTATGCAAACGACGAGAGAAACCGGCACGGCTGAAACCAATAAATATTTGGGGTTGGGATTATGGAAGTGA
- a CDS encoding phosphoglycerate kinase: MEVNIISYKDIDYRGKKVLLRLDINSPLDPTTKKITDRTRLIKSCPTLVHLLRQGAKVAILAHQGDTLDYQNLIELSEHAAILSELTGYPIKYIDDVCGPAAIAAVQALLPGEAVLLGNVRYLTEEISTFETVVKLSPAEQTKTWIVRKLAPLFDCYVNDAFSAAHRNSPSMCAFQELLPTAAGELLFAEYEALSKVLKAPARPATFVLGGAKISDAFGMMEQVLSNGTADVILTSGVTGVVFLLAKGVKVGKKYEEWLRDRKLLDFVEPARNYLTQYGEHIKLPLDLAYEVDGKRCEIAVADLPLDDGMFLDIGENTVAAYKEFIDKAGTLFINGPAGVYENELFAYGTRELWRAIAAAPGYSVVGGGDSVQAAGKFIDLNDISYVCTAGGAMVRFMTGKKLPLIVAMEKAAIRERG, translated from the coding sequence ATGGAAGTGAATATAATTTCCTACAAAGACATAGACTACCGCGGCAAGAAAGTCTTGCTGCGGTTGGATATCAATTCTCCGCTTGATCCGACGACAAAAAAGATAACAGATCGGACGCGCTTGATTAAAAGCTGCCCAACTTTGGTACATTTACTCAGGCAGGGTGCAAAGGTGGCCATCTTGGCACATCAGGGTGACACCCTTGATTATCAAAACTTGATCGAACTATCGGAACATGCCGCTATATTGAGCGAACTAACCGGCTATCCAATTAAATATATTGATGATGTTTGTGGCCCTGCGGCTATAGCTGCCGTACAAGCTTTGTTGCCGGGGGAAGCGGTCTTATTGGGCAATGTGCGATATTTGACAGAAGAAATTTCGACTTTTGAAACGGTGGTAAAGCTTAGTCCGGCCGAACAAACGAAGACATGGATAGTACGTAAACTAGCGCCGTTGTTCGATTGTTATGTAAATGACGCTTTTTCGGCAGCGCATCGCAACAGCCCGTCCATGTGTGCTTTCCAAGAACTTTTGCCGACAGCAGCCGGTGAACTGTTGTTTGCCGAGTATGAAGCTCTGAGCAAGGTGTTGAAGGCACCTGCCCGGCCGGCCACATTTGTCTTAGGAGGAGCAAAAATATCCGATGCCTTTGGGATGATGGAACAAGTCCTGAGCAATGGAACGGCGGACGTGATTTTGACTTCTGGGGTAACCGGGGTGGTTTTCTTGCTGGCGAAGGGGGTAAAAGTCGGGAAAAAATATGAAGAGTGGCTGCGTGATCGCAAATTGCTTGACTTTGTTGAGCCAGCTCGTAACTATTTGACTCAATATGGGGAACATATTAAACTTCCCTTAGACTTAGCCTATGAAGTTGACGGTAAACGATGTGAAATAGCGGTAGCTGATTTGCCGTTGGATGACGGGATGTTCCTTGATATAGGGGAGAACACGGTGGCGGCTTACAAAGAATTTATTGACAAAGCTGGTACTTTGTTTATCAACGGTCCGGCGGGAGTTTATGAAAATGAATTATTTGCCTACGGGACGCGGGAGCTTTGGCGAGCTATTGCGGCGGCGCCGGGCTATTCCGTGGTTGGTGGCGGCGATTCGGTTCAAGCGGCCGGCAAGTTCATCGACCTTAACGACATAAGTTACGTCTGCACTGCCGGCGGCGCGATGGTGCGCTTCATGACCGGTAAGAAATTGCCTCTAATCGTAGCCATGGAAAAGGCTGCAATTCGAGAACGAGGCTAA
- a CDS encoding transketolase gives MDKKKIKELELFAAEIRLETTKEVAKRGFGHLPGSLSVADALAVLYGDVMRIRPKEPKWEGRDLMVMSKGHAGPAVYATLALKGFFPMEELATLNQPGTNLPSHCDRNKTVGVDMTTGSLGQGVSTAIGMALGHKLAGDDVRTYLIVGDGECDEGQVWEGMLFAHQQKLDHLTVFVDYNKKQLDGTVEEVMDLGDIEAKFKAFGFHTENIDGNNVAAILEALAKCREVKDVPSCIILNTLKGKGITEVEEMKLNHHIQVDPELAKKAIAELTAEVERLKGETANV, from the coding sequence ATGGACAAGAAAAAAATCAAAGAGTTGGAATTGTTTGCCGCTGAAATTCGCTTGGAAACTACCAAGGAAGTAGCCAAACGCGGATTCGGTCATTTGCCGGGGTCATTATCGGTGGCCGATGCTTTAGCGGTATTGTATGGAGATGTTATGCGCATCCGCCCGAAAGAACCTAAGTGGGAGGGCCGCGATTTAATGGTGATGTCGAAAGGGCATGCCGGCCCGGCTGTATACGCAACTTTGGCGCTTAAAGGTTTCTTCCCGATGGAAGAGTTGGCAACGCTAAATCAACCGGGGACAAATTTGCCGAGCCACTGTGATCGTAATAAAACTGTCGGTGTTGACATGACCACCGGTTCATTGGGGCAAGGTGTTTCAACGGCTATAGGTATGGCTTTAGGACACAAATTGGCTGGAGATGATGTGCGTACTTATTTGATCGTTGGCGACGGTGAATGCGATGAAGGACAGGTCTGGGAAGGCATGCTGTTTGCCCATCAGCAAAAATTGGATCATTTAACGGTTTTCGTTGATTATAACAAAAAGCAATTGGACGGCACGGTAGAGGAGGTTATGGACCTCGGAGATATTGAAGCAAAATTCAAAGCTTTCGGTTTCCATACGGAAAACATTGATGGCAATAATGTTGCTGCTATCCTAGAAGCATTGGCCAAATGCCGTGAAGTTAAAGATGTTCCTTCCTGCATAATACTCAATACTTTAAAAGGCAAAGGAATTACGGAAGTTGAAGAAATGAAGTTGAATCATCATATTCAAGTTGATCCGGAGCTGGCGAAGAAAGCGATAGCTGAGTTGACGGCTGAAGTAGAGCGTTTGAAGGGGGAAACGGCTAATGTTTAA